A single genomic interval of Marmota flaviventris isolate mMarFla1 chromosome 14, mMarFla1.hap1, whole genome shotgun sequence harbors:
- the Znf513 gene encoding zinc finger protein 513 isoform X2, which translates to MPRRKQSHPQPVKCEGVKVDTEETLDEGPGALVLESDLLLGQDLEFEEEEEEEEEGDGNSDQLMGFERDSEGDSLGARPGLPYGLSDDESGGGRALSAESEVEEPARGPGEARGERPGPACQLCGGLTGEGPCCGAGGPGGGPPLPPRLLYSCRLCAFVSHYSSHLKRHMQTHSGEKPFRCGRCPYASAQLVNLTRHTRTHTGEKPYRCPHCPFACSSLGNLRRHQRTHAGPPTPPCPTCGFRCCAPRPTRPPSPTEQEGAVPRRPEDALLLPDLSLHVPPGGASFLPDCGQLQGEGEGLCGTGSEPLPELLFPWTCRGCGQELEEGEGSRLGSAMCGRCMRGEAGGGASGVPQGPSDKGFACSLCPFATHYPNHLARHMKTHSGEKPFRCARCPYASAHLDNLKRHQRVHTGEKPYKCPLCPYACGNLANLKRHGRIHSGDKPFRCSLCNYSCNQSMNLKRHMLRHTGEKPFRCATCAYTTGHWDNYKRHQKVHGHGGAGGPGLSATEGWAPPHSPPSVLSTRGPTALGTAGSRALHTDSP; encoded by the exons ATGCCCCGAAGGAAGCAAAGCCACCCGCAGCCCGTGAAATGCGAGGGGGTCAAAG TGGATACAGAAGAGACTCTCGACGAAGGACCCGGGGCACTGGTGTTGGAAAGTGATTTGCTACTAGGCCAGGATCTGGAGtttgaggaggaagaggaagaggaggaggaaggtgacGGCAACAGCGACCAGCTCATGGGCTTTGAGAGAGACTCAGAAG GAGACTCTCtgggggccaggcctgggctTCCCTACGGGCTGAGCGACGACGAGTCTGGGGGCGGCCGAGCATTAAGTGCTGAGAGTGAAGTTGAGGAGCCAGCCAGGGGTCCAGGGGAGGCCAGGGGTGAGAGGCCAGGCCCAGCCTGCCAGCTGTGTGGGGGGCTGACAGGTGAGGGGCCGTGTTGTGGGGCAGGAGGGCCGGGTGGGGGGCCCCCGCTGCCCCCACGGCTACTGTACTCATGCCGCCTCTGCGCCTTCGTGTCCCACTACTCGAGCCACCTGAAGCGGCACATGCAGACACACAGCGGGGAGAAGCCGTTCCGCTGTGGTCGCTGCCCCTACGCCTCCGCCCAGCTCGTCAACCTGACACGACATACCCGCACCCACACTGGCGAGAAGCCCTACCGCTGTCCCCACTGCCCCTTTGCCTGCAGCAGCCTGGGCAACCTGAGGCGGCATCAGCGTACCCATGCAGGGCCCCCCACTCCTCCCTGCCCGACCTGTGGCTTCCGCTGCTGTGCTCCACGACCAACCCGGCCTCCCAGTCCCACAGAGCAGGAGGGAGCAGTGCCCCGGCGACCTGAAG ACGCTCTGCTCCTTCCAGATTTGAGTCTCCATGTGCCACCAGGTGGTGCCAGTTTCCTGCCAGACTGTGGGCAGCTGCAGGGTGAAGGGGAGGGCCTGTGTGGGACTGGATCAGAACCACTGCCAGAGCTGCTGTTCCCTTGGACCTGCCGGGGCTGTGGACAAGAGCTGGAGGAGGGTGAGGGTAGTCGGCTGGGATCTGCCATGTGTGGGCGCTGCATGCGAGGAGAGGCTGGAGGGGGTGCCAGTGGGGTGCCCCAGGGCCCCAGTGACAAAGGCTTTGCCTGTAGCCTCTGCCCCTTTGCCACTCACTATCCCAACCACCTGGCCCGGCACATGAAGACACACAGTGGTGAGAAGCCCTTCCGCTGCGCCCGATGCCCTTATGCCTCTGCTCATCTGGATAACCTGAAACGGCACCAGCGTGtccacacaggagagaagccctacaagtgCCCCCTCTGCCCTTATGCCTGTGGTAACCTGGCCAACCTCAAACGTCATGGTCGTATCCACTCTGGCGACAAACCTTTTCGATGTAGCCTTTGCAACTACAGCTGCAACCAGAGCATGAACCTCAAACGCCACATGCTGCGGCACACAGGCGAGAAACCCTTCCGCTGTGCCACCTGCGCCTATACCACAGGCCACTGGGACAACTACAAGCGCCACCAGAAGGTGCATGGCCATGGTGGGGCAGGAGGGCCTGGCCTCTCTGCCACGGAGGGATGGGCACCACCTCACAGCCCACCCTCTGTTTTGAGCACTCGGGGTCCAACAGCCCTGGGCACTGCTGGTAGCCGGGCTCTCCATACAGACTCACCTTGA
- the Znf513 gene encoding zinc finger protein 513 isoform X1: MTSQFLPGRGRAFPARLAGPVSAAADWLVRGASQSLPGHAKPSLPLCVPRTTPPVRLFGSGSGSRYGVDTEETLDEGPGALVLESDLLLGQDLEFEEEEEEEEEGDGNSDQLMGFERDSEGDSLGARPGLPYGLSDDESGGGRALSAESEVEEPARGPGEARGERPGPACQLCGGLTGEGPCCGAGGPGGGPPLPPRLLYSCRLCAFVSHYSSHLKRHMQTHSGEKPFRCGRCPYASAQLVNLTRHTRTHTGEKPYRCPHCPFACSSLGNLRRHQRTHAGPPTPPCPTCGFRCCAPRPTRPPSPTEQEGAVPRRPEDALLLPDLSLHVPPGGASFLPDCGQLQGEGEGLCGTGSEPLPELLFPWTCRGCGQELEEGEGSRLGSAMCGRCMRGEAGGGASGVPQGPSDKGFACSLCPFATHYPNHLARHMKTHSGEKPFRCARCPYASAHLDNLKRHQRVHTGEKPYKCPLCPYACGNLANLKRHGRIHSGDKPFRCSLCNYSCNQSMNLKRHMLRHTGEKPFRCATCAYTTGHWDNYKRHQKVHGHGGAGGPGLSATEGWAPPHSPPSVLSTRGPTALGTAGSRALHTDSP; the protein is encoded by the exons ATGACTTCCCAGTTTCTCCCGGGAAGAGGCAGGGCGTTTCCTGCCCGGCTGGCCGGCCCGGTTTCTGCGGCCGCTGATTGGCTGGTCCGCGGCGCGTCACAATCACTTCCCGGTCACGCCAAGCCATCCTTGCCACTGTGCGTCCCGCGGACTACGCCTCCCGTGCGGCTGTTCGGCAGCGGAAGCGGAAGCCGGTACGGAG TGGATACAGAAGAGACTCTCGACGAAGGACCCGGGGCACTGGTGTTGGAAAGTGATTTGCTACTAGGCCAGGATCTGGAGtttgaggaggaagaggaagaggaggaggaaggtgacGGCAACAGCGACCAGCTCATGGGCTTTGAGAGAGACTCAGAAG GAGACTCTCtgggggccaggcctgggctTCCCTACGGGCTGAGCGACGACGAGTCTGGGGGCGGCCGAGCATTAAGTGCTGAGAGTGAAGTTGAGGAGCCAGCCAGGGGTCCAGGGGAGGCCAGGGGTGAGAGGCCAGGCCCAGCCTGCCAGCTGTGTGGGGGGCTGACAGGTGAGGGGCCGTGTTGTGGGGCAGGAGGGCCGGGTGGGGGGCCCCCGCTGCCCCCACGGCTACTGTACTCATGCCGCCTCTGCGCCTTCGTGTCCCACTACTCGAGCCACCTGAAGCGGCACATGCAGACACACAGCGGGGAGAAGCCGTTCCGCTGTGGTCGCTGCCCCTACGCCTCCGCCCAGCTCGTCAACCTGACACGACATACCCGCACCCACACTGGCGAGAAGCCCTACCGCTGTCCCCACTGCCCCTTTGCCTGCAGCAGCCTGGGCAACCTGAGGCGGCATCAGCGTACCCATGCAGGGCCCCCCACTCCTCCCTGCCCGACCTGTGGCTTCCGCTGCTGTGCTCCACGACCAACCCGGCCTCCCAGTCCCACAGAGCAGGAGGGAGCAGTGCCCCGGCGACCTGAAG ACGCTCTGCTCCTTCCAGATTTGAGTCTCCATGTGCCACCAGGTGGTGCCAGTTTCCTGCCAGACTGTGGGCAGCTGCAGGGTGAAGGGGAGGGCCTGTGTGGGACTGGATCAGAACCACTGCCAGAGCTGCTGTTCCCTTGGACCTGCCGGGGCTGTGGACAAGAGCTGGAGGAGGGTGAGGGTAGTCGGCTGGGATCTGCCATGTGTGGGCGCTGCATGCGAGGAGAGGCTGGAGGGGGTGCCAGTGGGGTGCCCCAGGGCCCCAGTGACAAAGGCTTTGCCTGTAGCCTCTGCCCCTTTGCCACTCACTATCCCAACCACCTGGCCCGGCACATGAAGACACACAGTGGTGAGAAGCCCTTCCGCTGCGCCCGATGCCCTTATGCCTCTGCTCATCTGGATAACCTGAAACGGCACCAGCGTGtccacacaggagagaagccctacaagtgCCCCCTCTGCCCTTATGCCTGTGGTAACCTGGCCAACCTCAAACGTCATGGTCGTATCCACTCTGGCGACAAACCTTTTCGATGTAGCCTTTGCAACTACAGCTGCAACCAGAGCATGAACCTCAAACGCCACATGCTGCGGCACACAGGCGAGAAACCCTTCCGCTGTGCCACCTGCGCCTATACCACAGGCCACTGGGACAACTACAAGCGCCACCAGAAGGTGCATGGCCATGGTGGGGCAGGAGGGCCTGGCCTCTCTGCCACGGAGGGATGGGCACCACCTCACAGCCCACCCTCTGTTTTGAGCACTCGGGGTCCAACAGCCCTGGGCACTGCTGGTAGCCGGGCTCTCCATACAGACTCACCTTGA
- the Znf513 gene encoding zinc finger protein 513 isoform X3, whose protein sequence is MGFERDSEGDSLGARPGLPYGLSDDESGGGRALSAESEVEEPARGPGEARGERPGPACQLCGGLTGEGPCCGAGGPGGGPPLPPRLLYSCRLCAFVSHYSSHLKRHMQTHSGEKPFRCGRCPYASAQLVNLTRHTRTHTGEKPYRCPHCPFACSSLGNLRRHQRTHAGPPTPPCPTCGFRCCAPRPTRPPSPTEQEGAVPRRPEDALLLPDLSLHVPPGGASFLPDCGQLQGEGEGLCGTGSEPLPELLFPWTCRGCGQELEEGEGSRLGSAMCGRCMRGEAGGGASGVPQGPSDKGFACSLCPFATHYPNHLARHMKTHSGEKPFRCARCPYASAHLDNLKRHQRVHTGEKPYKCPLCPYACGNLANLKRHGRIHSGDKPFRCSLCNYSCNQSMNLKRHMLRHTGEKPFRCATCAYTTGHWDNYKRHQKVHGHGGAGGPGLSATEGWAPPHSPPSVLSTRGPTALGTAGSRALHTDSP, encoded by the exons ATGGGCTTTGAGAGAGACTCAGAAG GAGACTCTCtgggggccaggcctgggctTCCCTACGGGCTGAGCGACGACGAGTCTGGGGGCGGCCGAGCATTAAGTGCTGAGAGTGAAGTTGAGGAGCCAGCCAGGGGTCCAGGGGAGGCCAGGGGTGAGAGGCCAGGCCCAGCCTGCCAGCTGTGTGGGGGGCTGACAGGTGAGGGGCCGTGTTGTGGGGCAGGAGGGCCGGGTGGGGGGCCCCCGCTGCCCCCACGGCTACTGTACTCATGCCGCCTCTGCGCCTTCGTGTCCCACTACTCGAGCCACCTGAAGCGGCACATGCAGACACACAGCGGGGAGAAGCCGTTCCGCTGTGGTCGCTGCCCCTACGCCTCCGCCCAGCTCGTCAACCTGACACGACATACCCGCACCCACACTGGCGAGAAGCCCTACCGCTGTCCCCACTGCCCCTTTGCCTGCAGCAGCCTGGGCAACCTGAGGCGGCATCAGCGTACCCATGCAGGGCCCCCCACTCCTCCCTGCCCGACCTGTGGCTTCCGCTGCTGTGCTCCACGACCAACCCGGCCTCCCAGTCCCACAGAGCAGGAGGGAGCAGTGCCCCGGCGACCTGAAG ACGCTCTGCTCCTTCCAGATTTGAGTCTCCATGTGCCACCAGGTGGTGCCAGTTTCCTGCCAGACTGTGGGCAGCTGCAGGGTGAAGGGGAGGGCCTGTGTGGGACTGGATCAGAACCACTGCCAGAGCTGCTGTTCCCTTGGACCTGCCGGGGCTGTGGACAAGAGCTGGAGGAGGGTGAGGGTAGTCGGCTGGGATCTGCCATGTGTGGGCGCTGCATGCGAGGAGAGGCTGGAGGGGGTGCCAGTGGGGTGCCCCAGGGCCCCAGTGACAAAGGCTTTGCCTGTAGCCTCTGCCCCTTTGCCACTCACTATCCCAACCACCTGGCCCGGCACATGAAGACACACAGTGGTGAGAAGCCCTTCCGCTGCGCCCGATGCCCTTATGCCTCTGCTCATCTGGATAACCTGAAACGGCACCAGCGTGtccacacaggagagaagccctacaagtgCCCCCTCTGCCCTTATGCCTGTGGTAACCTGGCCAACCTCAAACGTCATGGTCGTATCCACTCTGGCGACAAACCTTTTCGATGTAGCCTTTGCAACTACAGCTGCAACCAGAGCATGAACCTCAAACGCCACATGCTGCGGCACACAGGCGAGAAACCCTTCCGCTGTGCCACCTGCGCCTATACCACAGGCCACTGGGACAACTACAAGCGCCACCAGAAGGTGCATGGCCATGGTGGGGCAGGAGGGCCTGGCCTCTCTGCCACGGAGGGATGGGCACCACCTCACAGCCCACCCTCTGTTTTGAGCACTCGGGGTCCAACAGCCCTGGGCACTGCTGGTAGCCGGGCTCTCCATACAGACTCACCTTGA